The sequence below is a genomic window from Acidobacteriota bacterium.
CAAAAGAGCGTCACGAAAATCGGCGGCAGTTTGAAACCGGGCTTCCGGTCTCTTCGCCAGCGCCCGCATTGTCGCTTGCTCAACGGCCGGCGGAATGTGAGCCGCAAACACTCGGGGCGGCTGAGGCGCGTCGTCGATCTGCATCTTCATCAAGTCGAATTCGCTGTCGGACGAAAACGGCACCCGGCCAGTCAGCATCTCGTAGAGAAGAATCCCGAGCGAATAGATATCGGATCGAGCATCGGTCTCCTGCCCGCGGACCTGCTCCGGTGACATGTATTCAATGGTGCCGACGATGTTGCCTTGCTTGGTCATTCGGGCGGTGCCCAACACGCGAGCTATGCCGAAGTCCATCACCTTGAGCGTGCCGCCCTCGGCCATCATCATGTTCGCAGGCTTGACGTCGCGGTGAATGATTCCCATCTTGTGCGCGTGATCGATACCTTCCAGCGCCTGGCACAACAACGCGATCGCTGTATCGCAAGCCATCGCGCCCGATCTTCTTATCAAGCCGTCGAGCGTCTCGCCGCGCACGAACTCCATCACCATGAAGAAGTCATCGCCCTGGCGAACGAAGCTGTATAGCGTGGCGATGTTTGGATGGTTGAGCTTCGCCAGGGTCACGGCTTCCGAACGGAATCGCTCGACTATGTTGGGTTGCTGCGAAAGCTCGGGTCTAAGCATCTTGACCGCGACTTCGCGTTCGAGCATTACGTCGATGCCGCGAAAGACCGCGCCCATTCCGCCTTCGCCGATCTTATCGGTGATTTTGTAGCTGCCAACAAGATTGCCGATCATAATCGGGCCTCCACCTCTCGAGTCTGCGGCACGGGTTTAGTTTGCGATTCGCCCTCCGGTAAAAGGCTCACAATTCCAACACTGATATTATCGTGCCCCCCGCGTTCTTTTGCGAGCGCGATCAGGCTCTGGCAAGCAGAGCGCGGCTCCGCCGCCTCGACCTCGCGTCTGATCTCCTCGTCCTCAACCAGGTCGTATAGACCATCCGAGCATAAGAGAAAACGATCGCCTGTCCTCACCGGAAAAGGCTCCTGCCAAGTCGTAACTTCCACCTCCGGGTGACTACCCATCGCGCGAAGAATGACGTTTTTTTCGGGATGATGCCGCGCCTGCTCGGTCGTTATCAACCCAGCTTTGACCATTTCCATGACAGCCGAATGGTCCTCGGTCATCAAGTAAATCGCTCCCTCGCGCACCAGGTAGAGCCGGCTGTCGCCAACGTGAGCAGAGATCGCCGTTCCGTTTTGCAGCACGAGCGCCGTGCAGGTCGTGCCCATTCCAGCCCTGCTCTCATCCTTCTCGGCTGCCTTGTGAATCTCGCGGTTTGCTTCGCGGAAAGCTTTCTTCAATGCCGATAGCGGATCACCCGAGTCTTCGTAGTAGACGCGCGTTATGACCTCCACCGCGAGGCCGCTTGCTACTTCGCCGGCCGAATGCCCTCCCATTCCGTCTGCCACCAGGATGAGCAGCCCCTTGCTTGCTTGCAACTCCGGATCGTCAGGTTGAATGTACGTGCCGGAGTCTTCATTCAATTCGCGCACGCAGCCAACGTCGCTCAACATGCTTGCAACGACGTCGAACTTTCCGGGATGAACCAGAGCAACGGTCGCTTTGACCTTTTCGTCTTTATTCTTCGACTTCTTGTTCTTTTTGAACATAAGAATGATGGCTCCCAAGTACTGCTCGCAATCAATACAATAGAATCGCTTTTAGTTCGAATTGGTCTGCCGGTCTGAGCTTGCAGCTCACGGGAGCGAGAGATGCCTTGCCTCCAAAACATCCTCAGACGAACGCGCGATGAGATCGTCGCGACAGATCAATACTTCTTTTCCAGCATGAACGTATACATCTTCTTGTCGCTCGTAGACAGACGCACGGGTTTGTCCTGGTAGCCCTCGCGTTTAAGCACCAAATCAATGTGCTCTCCAGGGTTTGCCTGGAACTGGTAAGGCGTCGTTCCCACTCGCTCACCGTTCTTGAAAACCTCGGCCCGGCCTTCAGCCGCATCCACTGTGAACGTTTCCTGCCGCACCTGAACGGTCGGCTGTTTCGGTCCCGCCGAGGGTTGACTGTTGGATTGCTGTGGAGGCTTGTTGGGAGACGCGATTTCCGGCCCGCCGCTAAACAAGAAGTAGAGTCCAGCGACGACCACCAGTAAGACGACTACGGCAAGGCCGGCCAGCATTGGGACCATGGATTTGGGTTTTGCGGCAACCGCTCCGCCGCTCGGCTGGTTCGGGTAAGACGATCCGGACTGATAGGCAGCCGGCTGATAGCCCGGCTGATAAGCCGCTGGTGGATAGGTCGCTTGTTGATACGGTGACGGCGCCGTCGCAGCAGGCGACGTGGTCTGTCGAGTAGATTGTGATGAAACTGCCGCTGCCGCGCGGTTCACATCCTGGAGAAGCTCGCGCGCCGATTGATATCGGTCCCCGGGATTCGTCCTCAGACATCGGGAGATGATGTGTTGGACCTCGCGAGGCATACTCCCACTTATCTGGGAAGGAGGCACATAGTTTCCAGTGGTTATTTTCTGGCAGAGCTCGCCGATAGTAGTCGCCTCAAACGGCAGGTGGCTCGTGGCCATTTCATACAGCAACACGCCAAGCGCCCAGATGTCAGACCGCGAGTCTGAAGTTCCGCCCGTTAGCTGCTCAGGCGATAAATATTGAAGCGTCCCAATGAAGCTGCCTGTGACGGTTAGCGCCGGGCTTGCGCCGGACTTGGCTATGCCAAAATCAAGAAGCTTCACCTGCCCGTTGGGTGTGATCTTGACGTTGGTGGACTTGATGTCCCGATGGACGATGCCCTTGCTGTGAACATAATCTATGGCCTCGACTATCGACTGAAAGTAGCGGATTGCTTCAGCCAGCGGAAGGCAGCCCCACGATCTGATGCAATCGGTCAACGTCTGCCCTTCTATGTACTCCATTATGATGCAGGGCTGGCCGTCGTATTCCAGAAAGTCGTACAGCGTGGCGATGTTATTGTGTTGAAGCCCCGCCTGTATGCGAGCCTCATTCAGAAATCGCTCGACGAATTCAGGGCCGGCGGCGGCCTGGCTCAATATCTTGACCGCGACAACTCGTCCTATCTTCGAATGGACGCCCTGATACACTTCACCCATGCCGCCTTCGCCCAGTTTTTGTACCAGACGATACTCGCCGATGGTTGAATTTATTAGGGTCGTCCTGCCCATCTCATTTCAAGGCGGAGCGCCCAAGCTCGGGCACTCCGAATTAACAATCGCGCTCCAGTTTGTCTAACGCCGCTTACCTCGGCGCGCTTACGCTCATCAGTTCCTTGCCGTATCGAATTGGAACCGCATAAGTGACCGACGCTCCCCCGGCGCTGCCGCCGGCAAAGAAGATCCCGGTCACCCGGCCGCGATCATCAAAGACCGGCCCTCCACTATTGCCCGCGCCGGTCGAGTTTATGGTCAACTGATAGGCGTCGCCAAATCCGCTATAGATCACATCCCCCTTGGTGTTATTGGGATCCCCGCCGCGTATGACCCGACCGATGTTTCCAACGCTTATCGTTGGATCGGGAATGATCTTTAGTTGGGCTTCCCGGTTGAAAACATCCTGGGACCTGATGACTCCGTAGACCGCCGGCGATACGCCGGGATAACCCAGGACTATCGACGCGTCGCCCGGCTTGATGGTGTCGTAGTTGTCGTTGAGCTCGAGTTTGGGAACAGAGTCGGGAACATCGATCTTCAGCATCGCGACGTCATGGCGATCTGAAGTGCGGGCGAGCTTGCCAGGAATCCGTAACTCGTTTTTCGGAAATGTAACGTTGAGATAATCGTTCCTGCCGTCGAATCCACCCTGAAGCGTTTGACCTGCCTGTTTTGTTTCTGAAGGAACCCAGTCACCGGGCGCGGCCACCAGTAGGGGAGTTCCATCGGGCTTAAGCGAAATTCCTCCGCCGCTGATTACTATGCCAGGCGTCGAGGAAGCCGTGAAGCGGTAGCTGGTCCGCCAGGTCGCCCCGACGTGACGGTTCGTCAGTATGAACCCGTCCCCGGTCACCGCGAACCCCGTGCCGCTGAGTTCGCCACCGATGGGCGGGCCTGCCCGGTTGTCGAGCGACAGCAGCGGCTCGACGTTCTGGCCAACCACTACATAAGCAGCCACCTGGGAACGACCGTCACTCACGATTGAGTGAATGTTGCCTTGCTGGTCTTTCCATTGATTCGGATAATATTTGTGAAAAACTTGGCCGCCGTTTGAAGTGTAGATCAGCTTCCAGCCGGCTTCGATATAGACAACGGAACCCGTGTAGGCCTTGGCAATATCGGCCGGAGTCATCGGAGCGTTGGCCGCGGCCGCGCTTAGAGCGTTTTGGGTATCGGTTGCCTGTTGCTTATTCGAAGAGATCTGGTTGTAAAGCAAAAAGCCCGCAACCAGGACGACGACGATCATAAACGCGGCTCCGCCGATGAACAGAATCTTGCGATTGTCTGTCTTGGTCTGCGCGATCATCCGCTCGACGGTAGCTTTGCCGACCGTGCCCGAAGCCGGCATCGTCGGTCCCGGGCCCATCGGCATCGACCCCATTGGCTGCATCGGTGAAGATCCCGTACCCATCCGAGTTGGAGGCGTGGTGACCGGACTCGAGCCATAACTCGCCGTGGTTCCTTCGCCAGGCATTCGGGTCGGACGCATGTCCTGCTGCGGTCGCGGTTCGAGATCAAACTGAAACTCCGGTCCTCCCGCACCGAATTGTACCGTGTCGCCAGGCGAGATCCTGACTGTTCCCACGATTCTCTGCCTGTTGACGAACGTGCCGTTGCGGCTATTAAGATCGGTGACTATGAACTGATTTGGATCAGCCGGATCCTGTACGATTTTGGCATGTTGACGCCCTACCAAATCGTCCCGATTGGGATCGTATCTGACCGACGCTGAAGGATCGCGTCCGAATATGAGTTCTCTGAAATGGGCCAGGGGGAACTCCTCGACCTGGTTGGCCTTTGAGCCACTCAGATGTCTAAGAACGATGCGCTCCATATAGTAGTCTCCTTTTCCGAAACTGAGATTCAGGGCCGCATTTCAAGGAAGCGGACACCGTCGATTGTGAGAAAACTTGCCTCCCAACGCTGAACTAGTGATTCCGCCGGATTTGCCCGGATTAGTCATGTCCGGCGGCAGGCTTCTCGCAACACCGCTCCAACGTGCAGCCGGCATGTCTGGTCAGACCGGTCGATGTTGCGACCTTGGCATAAAGCATCTTTGCCGGCTCACTGAACATCGCGAGAACCAATTCAAAGGCTCAAGGGGACCCTGCTGTTAGAAATAATTTCTGGAAACCCTCTCAAAGGATGCTGCCAAGTTCAGGCGAATTCTATGCCTACCTAAATCTCAAAAGCAAGGGAACAAGATGATGATAAACGCGATCTTCACACAAGCGCCAGTGAATGAACGTCGACGTGAGAGATGGAGACTTCACCACGGGATGGGAAATAGAATCCATGAAAGCAACAGGCCGATTCCGAGAAAAGAGCCGAATATCTTCAACCCGTGCAGGACTCGCTGACGGGTTGTGTCGGACTTCGGGTCCACAGCCGCGAGCACGACCGCAGCCATTGCCGCATAAGTCGACATCATCAAGAAGTGCATCAGCGCTTCCTCCCTGCCGCGATATCGAACGCGTCGTGGATCACAAGGTAGTTGAGCAGTCCCGCCAAAAACATGAACGTGTTGCCGTACTCAAAAGTCGGAGACGCGGCCGCTTGCGGAATAGCCGCCATCCCCAAGCCTAGCGCATACGACGCAACATAGCATAGCCCCGATCCGATCTCGGCGAAGAACCACAGCACCGTGATCAAGTCGTAATGAAAAAGCGAAGGAGGATCTGCGACGGTCGGCCAATAGAGATGACCGTTCAAGCTCAACCCCAGAATGAACGCCCCCACTATCGTGACGAAGAAAAGTACCCCGCGTCCGCGTCTACCAAGAACCAAATGCCCGGCGCCGGGCACAAGCCACGCCGCCAGAACGGCCACGGTGCGCCGCGCGAGGGGAAAGCGTCTGGGCTCATCGAATGGGATGCTGCGGTCGGTGAAATGTGGCGGGATGTTTTCGGTCAGCGTGTCTCTCGGTTGCAATGCGCGCTCCTTACCTCGATCTAAGCAGTCAATTCTAGGTGGCGGTCCGAGAGGGTGTCAACCAATTGGTATAGCTGGGTAAGCTCTGTTCATCGAGTGCGCCAAAGTAGAAGGACTGGCCAACAATAATTGATCTGCCCTCCTTTACTCATCGTCACTCCCACTCAAATGTTATTTGAGATATGGCAGTATCCTCCGAATCGCTCTGAGCAAGATAAATCTGTTTGATTTCGATTCTAACCCAACTAGTTCTTACCTCTCCTACTTCGATCTTTTGTTCTTCCATTTGATCAGGGAACCGGAATTCCCGCGAATTGCCATCAGAGAAAGAAAAAACGGCGACAGCCAGCCGATTGTTCTTCAGCCAAATCTGTGGAGACTTAAAGTACCCTGGAGCAATGAAGATTCGGCGGAGTTTCACTTCTCGACCAAAATCAAAGCGAATCCATTCGCCGATGCCTGGGCCCTTTATCCCTTCAACCCAAGCCGTCATCATACTACCATCCAGCGCCTTTTCAGCCCCGTAGTCGATGCCCCGAAAGGGGTTCCGCGCAGATGACGCGGTTGCTGTGATTGTGACCGAAGACTCAGCGTCCTTTGATGAATCAGGACTGCCCATTCGATTCTCCGCCGCCAGAATCATTCTGATGTTCTCGCGATCCTTAGGGGTGAGATGCGCATCCTTATAGTTGCTTTTGGGTCTGTACCAGGGACGGCTGGCGAAATAGTTCTGCAGCTCCGATGTCTCGAAAATACGACCGTGGCGCGCGAAGATAGTGTTGCGAAGACGGCTGATTTCCGTGAGCGACAGTCCTGAAAGATCGCTTTCAGATAGCGCATCGCCCTTTAGAACCGTATCCTCGCCTCGCAATGCAAGAGAGGAATCAGCATCCCCTTTTCCCTTGGAATCGTTGCCAGGTGAATCTACCGTCACCTTATCCTGTCTCTGGACCGTATCGCCTCGCGCAAAGAGCAGCCACGTAACTACTCCCAGTGCAGACAAGAGAATCAGGACACCACCAATGAGTAGCGGAACCGAACGGCTACTTGCCTTACCTGGAGTCGTTACGGGAGCCGACTGGGATGAAATACCGCTTGGTATCGTCGCTGGCACTGTGGGAGCGAGCCCTGCGTTTGCTCCGCTTGATGTTGCGATTGTTGGCACTGCATCGGGAGGAACTTGCCGAATCCCAGAGAACTTTGCACTAACCGCATCGTCTATGGCATCTCTCAACTCTTTCGCCAGCGCATCAGCGGTTTGCGGCCTCGCCTCGCGCTGCTTTTCGAGCGCCCGCATCACTGCTCGTTCAATGGCTGCTGAGATGCGGGCATTAACCGCGCGCAACGATGGTGGAGTTTGATTGACATGTTGCATTAAGAGCCCGGTCAGGCTGGGCGAATTGAATGGCACACTCCCTGAAAGCATTTCGTAAAGTACAATGCCGAGGCTGTAAATGTCAGAACGGCCATCAAGCTCCTCACCCATGCATTGCTCAGGGGACATATAGCGCGGCGTCCCCAATACAGTGCCTGTCTGAGTCAGGTTATCTGCTGTGAGCGACAGATCGCGCAACTTGGCAATGCCGAAGTCGAGCACTTTGACTCGCAATCCGGTCGGCGAGGTGGTGACGATAATGTTATCGGGCTTAAGATCGCGATGAACGATGTTGCGCCGGTGGGCTTCTTCTAACGCCGCGCATACTTGAGATATGATCTCGCCTGTAGTTGAAGGTGGTAGGGGACCTCGCTGTTTGATCAAAGAGCGGAGACTGTCGCCTTCGACCAGTTCCATCACAAGATAAACCAGATTCTTACTAGAAACGCCGAAATCGTGGATGGTTACTACGTTCGGATGCTTTAGTCGAGCGGCGGCTTGGGCCTCGCGGCGGAATCGCTCGATGACCTGTGGATCAGTCAGTTGCTCTGAATGCAGTACTTTGATTGCCACCTCATCGCCGATCATCAGGCGAGTAGCGCGGTAGACCGCACCCATGCCGCCCTCTCCCAGCTTTGACTCAATGCGGTATTTGTCGTCAATCGTGACGCCGATCAAACCGCCCGCTTTCACGCCATCGGTTCTGGTTGCGCTAGAGTTCGTGACTGGTTCGTTCTGATTCACAGTCCTCCTCGCATAGCCGTCGAGATTGAAGACTCAACAGCAGTCAAATCATCCGGTAATAAATAATCGCCGCGCATATCGTACCGGCGGGTGGGCCGCACAACGTGCATGAAGGTGCCGTCGTAAGGATGGCGCCGGTCTCTCCTTTTGGAGTTCGACTGCCGAAGAGTGAACCGGATATCCCAGGAAGGCAGTTTGACCAGTCGCCTGGACTTATTCTTTTCTCACGACCAGAAAGGCCGGAGCGCTGCAGCCCAGAAGCCCGAGATGCGCTAGCCTCTGAGGTTCAAATGGTTCTTGACTCGTACGTCGAGAGACTGTTCAACCCTCGCTTGAAAGCGACGCCCGGTTCCGAATCACTGAGGAATAACCATTTCGGCAAAGCCGAACCACCGGGAGAGTAGTTACAGACGACAAGTTTGTCAATAGGCAGGTTGTACGAAACTGGATCGCTTGATTTGGCAAATTGCTTGGGCTATGATGACCGCATCGCAAAGCAACAAAGGCAGGACCAAGCGAGGAATATGAGAAGACTCGTGGGCGGCGTCTCACGAACAATCAGCGCCAGTCCTCCCGCGGGGTGATTCGTGGCCGATCTCCCGCGTAGCTCCAAGGAGGTGCACGATGGGAGAACGGATCACAAAGCGCCAGCTTCTAAAACACAAGGCCGAAAGTCTTTCGGAACCCGAGATCGCTGAAGTCCTCGACTACATAAGTATTATGGAGTCTTTGCGCGAGCAGGCTAGCAAGCCGGATCTGTTCGATGACGAACTGATGAACCTTCTGGCGGATGCGCTCGAGAATCGACGGGCGCGCGTCGTAACCGAGTGGGACCGTGTGAGACGCAGGGCAGACACCCGCGCTTCTACATTCGCATCGTCCCGGAAATTGATGTAGCTGGATCGAATGAAGCCGGTCGCACGACATACACGATTGGTAACGGGGCTGTTCGTCCTGATCTTTTTTACTCGAACCGTCGGATCGAGCCTTCCTGACATATCGGCATCACCAAATCAGAACAATCCGCGGCGTACCCGCGAGATGGATCCTGAAGACGCGCGCTGGTTCGCGCAACTCAACTCATCTGACGAAGAAGAACGCCGCGAAGCCGTGATGAGGCTGTCCCATCTGAAAACCAGCGCAGCCACTTCCGCGCTTTTGTCAGCTTTGAACGACCGCTCATCGCGCGTGAGGGCAGCGGCCGCCGCTTGTCTCGCCGAGCGCGGCGAGGCATCGACCGTTCCTCTTCTCGCTGCTTGCCTGGCGAAAGACAAGGATGCTTTTGTGAGAAAGACGGCGGCCTATGCGCTCGGCAAATTCCAGGGAACCGGCCGAACTGCTGCGCTGATCGCGGCGCTCAAGGACAAGGACGCGGAAGTGCGCGGAGCCGCGGCAGTCTCGCTCGGAGATCACGCGGACACGGCGGCAGTGACGTCCCTGACGACTGCTCTCTCGGACAGGAGCGGTTTCGTTCGCGCCAGGGCGGCCCGTGCTCTGGGCGTGAACGGAAGCGCGGCTACACCTGCTGTTCCGGCACTCATCCGGCTGCTGACGTCCGACGACGACAACGAAGTGAAGCGTCAGGCGTCCACAGCTCTGGGATCGATAGGCGATCGCTCGGCGCTACCGGCGCTCGAGCGAGCCAGGCACGACAAGGACCCTCACCTCGTTCAGGCCGCTATCGACGCAATAAGAATGCTCGAGAAGTAGCACAGACTTTAGTCTGTATCTTTCGGCTTGCTCGTCATAGCTCAGCCACACAGAAAAGATACAGACTAAAGTCTGTGCTACTTCCTTCATTGACGTATTCCGAAACTGCGGCATAGAATTCCTGCTTGCAGATCACGAAGTCGTTTTGATCGAACCCTAGGAGAACTTGAGATGTCATCAGCTTCGAAATCAACCAACCCTGCCATCGAGTTTCGCCGCGCCGAGCGGCTGAAAGACGATTTGGCAGAGTTTGTAACAAAGGGTCCGCTCAAAGATGAATACGAGCTTGAGCGCCGGCTCTTCTTCGAAGCAGCTCAACCTGATGACGAACAGGAAGCCGAAAGCGTGCTCGATTGGTTCTTGTTCGACTGGGTAGACGAGCAAGGTGACGGCGTCATTGCTCATTATCTTGACTTCGAACTGGGCCTCGACGAGGCCGACCGAGAAATCCTGTTCGATTGGTTGGATTCGATCAACAGCGTCTTCGAGGTTCGCTCTGGCGGGAAGAACTCCCTCGAACTTCGTGAAATGGACAGCGGCGATCTCTACACGGTGAAGACTCGCTTGAACCACGTGCCTTTTAAGCTCGGCCAGTTCATCATCGCGCGGCTTCTGCCGCTGGGTGACGAACTGATTTTTTCCGGCCTTCAGTTTGTTATGCCGGACCGCGAGTCAGCAGTTGCGTGGCTCGAGATGCGGCGCGCGTTTGACGCCTTCGATTCGCCGGAGGCTTTGGAAAAAGCGCAGCGCGAACAGGTCATCGCGTTCTGTGAGCTGTTCGGCTCCGACGAGTTGACCGTTCCTTCGGGAAAACTCAACTCAACTCTTGAGAGATTTCAGCGATACTTGCTAACCGAGCGGCGCGACCCGGAGACGGGGATGACTCCCGCCGAGAGGTTCCTGAAAGAGTTGGGTCAAGAGCTGAGCATTCCGGACTTGCCGCCGCTTCCCGAACCGATTGCGGGAGCGGGCGAGGTCACGATTCTTTGCGACGACTTCGATGGCATAGTCCTGCTGCCGGACTTCACCAGGTTCAAGCGCGTCTTTGAAACCGATGAGCCCGACAGACATGTGCCAGACTGGAAGGACCTGGTCTGGACCTATATCAACAACCCGGACATTCCCATAGTCGCGTTCGAGCGTGTAGCCGAGCAATCCCCACTTCGTGTCGAGAAGGTCATGCGCTCGCTTATTGGCGACAAAGATTTTTCGCTCGAGCACCTTTATGCAGTGCTGCTCCATTACAAGCAACCTGTGGACGGACTCGAAGACCTCAAAGACGATCAGCACCTGTGGGACCTCTTCAACGGAAACACGCAGACGACCAAACCCGCGCGAAAACCCCCGCGGAAACCAACACCGCGCGCCAAGTTGAAAGCTGCAGCAAAGAAACCTCGCGCAAAGGCCGCCCAGAAACAAATCGCAAAGGGCAAAGCGACCGCCCCGCGCGCCCGGTCCGCCAGCGTGGCGACAATCAAACGGAAATCCGTTGCCAAGCTCAGCGCTGCAAGCAAACAGAAACCGGCCGCCAAGCGCGCGACGCAACTCAGCAGCAAACGCACTCGTAAGAAGCGATGACGCTCGCAGAGACCTCAGCAAGCTTTCTCGCCTTCATCAGGCAGAAGGAATCCGGTTTCTCCCAGCCTCGATCAACCGTTCATGAAAAGGCGCTGTTGCTTCTCACAGGCTACTTCTCTCCGAACATTCCTTTGAGTGAAATCACTCCGGCTCGCCTGCGGGATTTCGTTGCGCGTTGGTACGTGGAGAGAGCTTCTACTTCGAAGCACCCCGATGCGGAGTCAGCCCGAGGCAACTTGCATTCGGCCGCGACGCGAGCGATAGACGGCTCTCGAGATCCCAACACCCAGGCAAATGAACCTAACGTCGTCCTGCAACCCAGCGAACTGCTGGACTCATTGGCGCGGTTTTTCAAATGGGTTGGTCGGCAAACCGGCATCGATCTAGCCGAGCGATCCTCAGCGGTCCTGCTTGAGCTGAGTCACAGCCTGCCTCGGGCATTGGAGATAACCGAAATGCTGTCGAGCTGGCTTCGAGAACGCGGAGGCGCCTTCAACTTTCCGGAATTCTTGACGTCGTTTGAAGAGGGCGGCCACAGTCAGTACGACATCGACACACCCGGAAACATCGGGGCGCTCGAAGGCTACTTTCGAATCGTCCGAGTGGAAGGATCATCGGTCGAAGCCGAGGAGATGCTCTCTGAAGAGCGAGTGTGGCCAATTGTCTTTCCGCCGGAGGTCGCGGCCGTGCTGGACGAGCAATACATCATCAACCTCGAACTTGTGCGAACCGCGGTTGGATGGCAGATCGCGGGTTGTGGTTTTGCGTACCCGCCTGGAACGGATGTATGAAACGAAGGATTAGGCACGCAGCTATCCGCCCGACAAACGTTGCACGGAAGATGAGGACCTACTTCGCGTACTTGGGCTGGCTACATAGTCCAAGTCCGTCTTGGTATTCTCTTCCGCAATGCTGACTTTCAATTCCAGACTCGATAGAAGATCGCGGTTGATCCGGGCGCCTCGGCTGAGTAACAGTTTCACGACAGGCGTCTGTCCAGCGAAGGTCGCGTTCATCAAAGGTGTTTTCTGACCACCGCCCAGGTGTTCGTTGTCAGCCCTGGCGTCCAATAAGCGCAGGACGACCTCGATGTGCCCAAACTCGGCGGCCAGGTTCAGGGCCGTATCGCCAATCTCATCCGGTGTGTTGAAATTCGCTCCCCGGT
It includes:
- a CDS encoding protein kinase, whose translation is MIGNLVGSYKITDKIGEGGMGAVFRGIDVMLEREVAVKMLRPELSQQPNIVERFRSEAVTLAKLNHPNIATLYSFVRQGDDFFMVMEFVRGETLDGLIRRSGAMACDTAIALLCQALEGIDHAHKMGIIHRDVKPANMMMAEGGTLKVMDFGIARVLGTARMTKQGNIVGTIEYMSPEQVRGQETDARSDIYSLGILLYEMLTGRVPFSSDSEFDLMKMQIDDAPQPPRVFAAHIPPAVEQATMRALAKRPEARFQTAADFRDALLSARGAAAAPSINVAPSSSQATQLIGSPVAPPAGPGSAPKETRLGTDASAGFQSDQMKATRLGGEGNPPFAYGGVANAMYQPAAPMAAPAAKSSAKLFIGIGVATVLVAIIGVSVALLTFGKKPNPTPAAPVTQPAQSATPSPPPPPGAGQPSIPMQPPPQLDPKPTTGGLSGAAFTPVENSNAGKAAKTARREPDAEAAARKEKARKAAEARRLLNQ
- a CDS encoding Stp1/IreP family PP2C-type Ser/Thr phosphatase produces the protein MFKKNKKSKNKDEKVKATVALVHPGKFDVVASMLSDVGCVRELNEDSGTYIQPDDPELQASKGLLILVADGMGGHSAGEVASGLAVEVITRVYYEDSGDPLSALKKAFREANREIHKAAEKDESRAGMGTTCTALVLQNGTAISAHVGDSRLYLVREGAIYLMTEDHSAVMEMVKAGLITTEQARHHPEKNVILRAMGSHPEVEVTTWQEPFPVRTGDRFLLCSDGLYDLVEDEEIRREVEAAEPRSACQSLIALAKERGGHDNISVGIVSLLPEGESQTKPVPQTREVEARL
- a CDS encoding protein kinase: MGRTTLINSTIGEYRLVQKLGEGGMGEVYQGVHSKIGRVVAVKILSQAAAGPEFVERFLNEARIQAGLQHNNIATLYDFLEYDGQPCIIMEYIEGQTLTDCIRSWGCLPLAEAIRYFQSIVEAIDYVHSKGIVHRDIKSTNVKITPNGQVKLLDFGIAKSGASPALTVTGSFIGTLQYLSPEQLTGGTSDSRSDIWALGVLLYEMATSHLPFEATTIGELCQKITTGNYVPPSQISGSMPREVQHIISRCLRTNPGDRYQSARELLQDVNRAAAAVSSQSTRQTTSPAATAPSPYQQATYPPAAYQPGYQPAAYQSGSSYPNQPSGGAVAAKPKSMVPMLAGLAVVVLLVVVAGLYFLFSGGPEIASPNKPPQQSNSQPSAGPKQPTVQVRQETFTVDAAEGRAEVFKNGERVGTTPYQFQANPGEHIDLVLKREGYQDKPVRLSTSDKKMYTFMLEKKY
- a CDS encoding FHA domain-containing protein, translated to MERIVLRHLSGSKANQVEEFPLAHFRELIFGRDPSASVRYDPNRDDLVGRQHAKIVQDPADPNQFIVTDLNSRNGTFVNRQRIVGTVRISPGDTVQFGAGGPEFQFDLEPRPQQDMRPTRMPGEGTTASYGSSPVTTPPTRMGTGSSPMQPMGSMPMGPGPTMPASGTVGKATVERMIAQTKTDNRKILFIGGAAFMIVVVLVAGFLLYNQISSNKQQATDTQNALSAAAANAPMTPADIAKAYTGSVVYIEAGWKLIYTSNGGQVFHKYYPNQWKDQQGNIHSIVSDGRSQVAAYVVVGQNVEPLLSLDNRAGPPIGGELSGTGFAVTGDGFILTNRHVGATWRTSYRFTASSTPGIVISGGGISLKPDGTPLLVAAPGDWVPSETKQAGQTLQGGFDGRNDYLNVTFPKNELRIPGKLARTSDRHDVAMLKIDVPDSVPKLELNDNYDTIKPGDASIVLGYPGVSPAVYGVIRSQDVFNREAQLKIIPDPTISVGNIGRVIRGGDPNNTKGDVIYSGFGDAYQLTINSTGAGNSGGPVFDDRGRVTGIFFAGGSAGGASVTYAVPIRYGKELMSVSAPR
- a CDS encoding DUF6677 family protein; protein product: MQPRDTLTENIPPHFTDRSIPFDEPRRFPLARRTVAVLAAWLVPGAGHLVLGRRGRGVLFFVTIVGAFILGLSLNGHLYWPTVADPPSLFHYDLITVLWFFAEIGSGLCYVASYALGLGMAAIPQAAASPTFEYGNTFMFLAGLLNYLVIHDAFDIAAGRKR
- a CDS encoding protein kinase: MNQNEPVTNSSATRTDGVKAGGLIGVTIDDKYRIESKLGEGGMGAVYRATRLMIGDEVAIKVLHSEQLTDPQVIERFRREAQAAARLKHPNVVTIHDFGVSSKNLVYLVMELVEGDSLRSLIKQRGPLPPSTTGEIISQVCAALEEAHRRNIVHRDLKPDNIIVTTSPTGLRVKVLDFGIAKLRDLSLTADNLTQTGTVLGTPRYMSPEQCMGEELDGRSDIYSLGIVLYEMLSGSVPFNSPSLTGLLMQHVNQTPPSLRAVNARISAAIERAVMRALEKQREARPQTADALAKELRDAIDDAVSAKFSGIRQVPPDAVPTIATSSGANAGLAPTVPATIPSGISSQSAPVTTPGKASSRSVPLLIGGVLILLSALGVVTWLLFARGDTVQRQDKVTVDSPGNDSKGKGDADSSLALRGEDTVLKGDALSESDLSGLSLTEISRLRNTIFARHGRIFETSELQNYFASRPWYRPKSNYKDAHLTPKDRENIRMILAAENRMGSPDSSKDAESSVTITATASSARNPFRGIDYGAEKALDGSMMTAWVEGIKGPGIGEWIRFDFGREVKLRRIFIAPGYFKSPQIWLKNNRLAVAVFSFSDGNSREFRFPDQMEEQKIEVGEVRTSWVRIEIKQIYLAQSDSEDTAISQITFEWE
- a CDS encoding HEAT repeat domain-containing protein; this encodes MKPVARHTRLVTGLFVLIFFTRTVGSSLPDISASPNQNNPRRTREMDPEDARWFAQLNSSDEEERREAVMRLSHLKTSAATSALLSALNDRSSRVRAAAAACLAERGEASTVPLLAACLAKDKDAFVRKTAAYALGKFQGTGRTAALIAALKDKDAEVRGAAAVSLGDHADTAAVTSLTTALSDRSGFVRARAARALGVNGSAATPAVPALIRLLTSDDDNEVKRQASTALGSIGDRSALPALERARHDKDPHLVQAAIDAIRMLEK